The Wolbachia endosymbiont of Spodoptera picta genome segment GGTAATTTATGTTAATAATTTTAAAGGAAAATATAACAACTTTAGGTAAGATTGGTGAAGTTGTCAAAGTTAAGCCAGGTTATGCACGTAATTTTCTTTTTCCACAAAAAAAGGCGATGAAAGCCACTAAGGAAAATTTAATAAAGTTAGAGGAACAGCGTTTATTATTGGAAGAAGAAAATACCAAAAAATTAAATGTAGCAAAAGTGCTTGCATCATCACTGCATGATAAATTTATTATATTAATAAAGCAAGCTTCAGAGGATGGAAAGATTTTTGGCTCTGTAACCACACGTGAAATTGCAAAAACTTTATTACAAGAAGGATATGATATAAGTCATCATAGTTTATCTTTTGGTGGAATAAGTATCAAAAATTTGGGCGAGTATCAAGTGAATATAGAATTACATAGTAAAGTGATAGTGCCAATTACTATATACGTTGTCAGATCTGAGAAAGATGCACATGAATTAAGGCAAGCAAAGTTGCAAAATCAGAAATCTGAGCAACAAGAGGCAGAGCAAGATGCGAGTAAAGAAACTACTGATGGTGATGATAGCTGATCAAAGATGATCCCTTGTTATAGTCGTAAAGAAATGTCTTCCATTGCTAAGCTGGTATCATTCCAGTGCTCCTTTCATGTCATTCCAGTGCGTGACACTGGGATCCAGTTTATTTCATCATGGACATTATTTTATGCTTCTAGAATCCGTTGTCCATTGAATAATTTGCAAATACTTTTATATCTGGATTCCAGTGTCATGCACTGGAATGACACCATTATTGGAATAAATCAAAAATGATCCCACGCTATAGCAGCAAAGAAATCTCTTCTATTTGGGAAGAAAAAAATAAGTTCAACATATGGCTCAAAATAGAAAAATTAGCATGTGAAGCTCAAGCAAAATTAAAAGTTATTCCAAATGATGTTGCTGAAAAGCTCTCTGGTGCTATTGAATTTGATATTGAGCGTATTAACGAAATTGAATCCATTGTAAAACATGATGTTATAGCTTTTTTGACATATATTTCTGAAAAAGCGGGAGTTGATGTTCGTTATCTCCATTACGGAATGACAAGTTCTGATGTTTTAGATACATGCCTTGCAGTGCAGTTGAAAGAGTCATGTGATATTTTACTCAAGAATCTAAAAAATTTACTTATAGTATTGAAAAAAAAAGCTGAGGACTATAAAGATATTGTTTGTGTTGGGCGCAGTCATGGAATGCATGCAGAACCAATAACTCTTGGATTAAAATTTGCTAGATTTTATGCTGAATTTAAACGCAATTATCAGAGATTAATTAGCGCGCAAAAAGAGATCTCAATTTGTAAAATATCAGGTGCAGTAGGTAATTTTGCAAATATTAATCCATTTGTTGAAGAGTATGTAGCGAAAGAAATGGGACTCATACCTGAAACCATATCGTCTCAAGTCATCCCTCGTGATAGACATGCCATGTTCTTTTCAATTTTGGGAGTAATTGCAAGCTCAATAGAAAATATTGCAATTGAGATTCGTCATTTGCAAAAAACTGAAGTCGGCGAAATCTCTGAATATTTTTCCACTGGGCAGAAGGGAAGTTCTGCTATGCCGCATAAGTGTAATCCTATTTTAAGTGAGAATTTGACTGGGCTCTCACGCTTAGTACGCAGCTATGTTTTTCCTGCATTAGAAAATGTTGCATTATGGCACGAACGAGATATATCGCACTCGTCTGTGGAAAGGTGCATTGCCCCTGATGCTTGTATAACAATGGATTTTGCTTTAGTGCGATTAACAGATTTGATAGATAAATTGGCGATCGATAAGGAAAACATTGAAAAGAACTTAAACTCTTCA includes the following:
- the purB gene encoding adenylosuccinate lyase, whose protein sequence is MIPRYSSKEISSIWEEKNKFNIWLKIEKLACEAQAKLKVIPNDVAEKLSGAIEFDIERINEIESIVKHDVIAFLTYISEKAGVDVRYLHYGMTSSDVLDTCLAVQLKESCDILLKNLKNLLIVLKKKAEDYKDIVCVGRSHGMHAEPITLGLKFARFYAEFKRNYQRLISAQKEISICKISGAVGNFANINPFVEEYVAKEMGLIPETISSQVIPRDRHAMFFSILGVIASSIENIAIEIRHLQKTEVGEISEYFSTGQKGSSAMPHKCNPILSENLTGLSRLVRSYVFPALENVALWHERDISHSSVERCIAPDACITMDFALVRLTDLIDKLAIDKENIEKNLNSSKGLIFSQRVLLELVSSGLTREEAYKIVQNNAMKVKQDNSDFLFELKQDKSLHGIIDSEKLESLFDLKYYMKHIDYIYSKVFN
- the rplI gene encoding 50S ribosomal protein L9, coding for MLIILKENITTLGKIGEVVKVKPGYARNFLFPQKKAMKATKENLIKLEEQRLLLEEENTKKLNVAKVLASSLHDKFIILIKQASEDGKIFGSVTTREIAKTLLQEGYDISHHSLSFGGISIKNLGEYQVNIELHSKVIVPITIYVVRSEKDAHELRQAKLQNQKSEQQEAEQDASKETTDGDDS